The Sciurus carolinensis chromosome 18, mSciCar1.2, whole genome shotgun sequence region TGtgtattcttgtgtgtgtgtgtgtgtgtgtgtgtgtgtgtgtgtgtgtggctgcaagagagagagaaagagagagagagacagagagagacagagagagacaggagacAAATAGGCATTACAGACAGAggcagaaaaagagagacagagacaggaatGAGAGGGCAGGGTTACATATATTCATTCTTTGACCCTCAAAGCATCAAATTGATAGGCTGTACCTTGTCAGATCCTCTTGCACAAGCAGCCGGAAGATGGTTGGGACACAGCAGAGGGTGGTTATTGGGAACCTGGAGAGAGtctaaacaaaaacaacaggTGCAAGATCTTAGAGTCCTTGGGGTGGAAGTTCATAGAGATGGAATCGGAGAACTGGGTCTTCATGTTCTCATTattgaagagagaaatagaaaactatGTGTTGtgcccagcctccagcctccagcctccaagATAACCTCTAATGACCTTCACCTCCTGGTACTTGTGCCTTTGTGGGGACCCTTCCTACACTGCACCAAGATTGGTTTGTGGGACCAAGAGAATTCTGTTGAGGTGAAAGATGTCACTTTTGAGATTAGGTTACGTGAAGCTGAAGGCCTCTGTCTTCAATATTCTCACTCTTTCTGCCTCTCTTGGATTACTCACTCTGGAAGAAGCAAGGAACCATGTTGTGAGTGCACTCCAGCCGTCCCTGTGGATGAGTGAGGAACTGAAGCCTCTGACCCACAGCCAGGGAGGACCTGAACTCTGTTCAAAATTGCAAGTTGGTTTTTGAGCAGATTCTCTAGCCTTGAGATGACTGCAATCCTATctcacatctttaaaaaaaaattattactgagGCAAAATACACACAATAGATGATTTCCTCATTTTCAATGTACAGTTCAATGGCACTGAGTATTTTCACACTGTTGAGCAACCATGGCCACCAACTATCTGCAGAACTCTTTTTATCTtaccaaactgaaactctgtacccattacaCAATAACTTTCCATTACCCTCTGCCCCAGTTCCTGGTTGTCACCATCCTACATTCGGTTGCCATGAATTTGATTACTCTGAGGACCTCATGTTTGTAGAATCACAGAGTATTTGTTTTATGCCtgaattctttcacttagcataatgtcctcaaggctCATCTATCTTGCACCATCTCagaatttccctctttttaaaagctgaataatattcatacattttctttactcattgaTCTGTTGAGGGATATTGGGTTGCTTCTCCCTTTTAGCTACTGTAAATAACGCTGCTGAGAGCACTGTGGTACCTGATTGACATCTTGACTACAACCTCACGAGAGATCCTGCTCCAGAACCACCTAGTTAAGCTACTTCCAGATTCTTGATCATTAGAAACTATGAGAGAATGTGAACGTTTCTGTTTTAAGCTGATAAATTTTGGGTTGATTTACTGTATAGCAAAAGATAATAAATACACTATTTTGGGACTGGAAGCAATGGAAGGAGAATACACACTTGTTGGCTGATCAAGTCCTATGGAAGTAATGACAATGATGAGCTTgattaataacaataacaaatgtTTGTAAAGAATGTACTGTGTTCCTGGTATCATTTTATTCTCATGACAACTCAATATAAACATGTGATCCCTTTCTATGCTTCAGATGGGGAGACTGAGTCTTAAGGAGGCTAGGTGAGTTTCCCAAGGCCATGCTGCTAGCTAAGAGATGTAAGATGAGAGTTCAGGTCTGACCAATGGCACAGTGTGTGCCATTCGCCACCACATGATACAGCTTGCCTCAATGCAAAGAGTATGGGTAGATGAGTCTTCTTCTGATGCTTTAAGGAATGTCATTTAGGATGCAGAGGACAGAAGAAAGCAGCCCTGTGTTCTCACTGGGGGTATCAATTCTGCCTCCCTAAGGGAAGATCCTGAGAGGCTGGGCGAGAGTCATCAGGTCCATCGTTGGGTGAAAGACTTCCAATGAGCAGCAGGGCCAGCTGGAATTGAGAAGTAGACTTTGATTTTACCCAAGGTTTTGACTAATAACTAGGGTCTCAACAGGAGCCTAGAAAAGAAGGTGGTAGAGAGAGAGGTAACCCAGGTAGGGAAAAAATATAGGATAAGCAAAGGTCTGGAGAGATGCTCTTCTTTCTATCTAGGGATCCAACTTGAGCATAAGCAGTGACTGAAGATAGCCAGGTGGTCAGGAACCATATTATGGGAGTCCTGGGAGACTTTCCAGGTAACATCAGCATGAAGGAAGCCTCTGGTCACCAGTTGGTGCGTTTTCTCCTACAACCTTGAAATCTATATTCCACTCACCTTGTTTATACCAAAGACATAAGAGATGTTTCAGTCTCTTACATTTAGGATAACTTTGGCATCAACTCGAGGAAGTTCATGCACAAAAACACAAGATCCATTAGACCAGGCGGAGAAGAGAGTCCAGGCTGCCTTCACCCAACCAGTGTCAGTGGTGTTCCAGAAGATGTCCGATTCGGTCAAGGTCATCCACTGCCTGTCGAAATAGGGAAAACCATCACCCCCAGCAAGGCCTCTGACTTTAAAAAGGATCACATGACCCGGATCACCTTATTTGGAGTCCTGATCACAGTGGCTATTCACTTACACTTGTCAAATCTGCACAAGAACCATCAAGTCAACTCTTATCTCAACAAGCATTTTTTGTTGAGGATCTTTTATGTACCTATGATCTAGGTTAATAGTacagaattaaaatgataagTCTCATACATGAAGTTCACAGTCTAGCGGGAGCAAGATATAAGGGGACAGTGAGCTCAAGACACTGTGATAAAGGCACTGTTTACAGCCAACATGTGTTCAGCACTTAGTCTGGATTTAGTGTCAGGGATATGAAAACGATTGTTCCTACTTTAGAGAGCTTATAGGTTTAGTAAGTATAAAACATCCAGGAAGCCCCTGGAGAGCCTGTTTCAGCAGAGTGAAACACCAAGACTGTTCAATTACAGAGAACAGACGTCTAACCCAGAGCAGGGGTGGAGATGGAGTCGGAGGTTGCTTCCATGGAGGAGAGGACACTTGGATTTGACTCGTAGTAGAATTGCAGAGGTGCTGCAGAGAAGAAGGAGCATCTCAGGAAGGGGAAACTGCCCGTGAAGGTGGAAGACAGACAAGTGGCCATGTTGCGCCCTTGGATTCCGGGACAAGTACGTTCCTCGTCCTCCTCAATGGGGGCTCCTTCTCGGGCCCCTCTGCTGCGTCCTCCTGTCTCTCCCTTCCATGAAGCTATGCCTTGGTTCTCAGTCCTGAGAacccctctcttctccttctaCATGGCTCTTTGCTGATCTCATCCAGTCTCTTTCTCACCAACTTTAGACCAGGAGATCCAAATGCCTACTCAACATCTCCAGTTTAACTAGGGATATGGAGATGCAAAATTCTCCTCTCAAGTTCACGATGCCAAAAATTCACTCCTGGTTTCCTCCCGCTGGGGGCTCCTTCACGtcttctccttttcatttatCACCATATGACTCAGGGTCTTTCTtgactcttctctctctctcgttcCACATTCAAACAGTCAGCACATCTGACTACGTCTGTGTTCAAAACACATCCTGTCTCTGCTGCTCCCCTGGACGATCACCACCCTTTCCTCTTCAGGTGCCAGTCCCATCCTTGATCCTCCCTGTCATTCTTTGCCTCTTACCATTTATTATCAACCCAACATACTGAGTGAgcctttaaaaaacaacaaaaggcaTATCAGGTCACTCCTCCGCTCCAAATAGtcaatgtttctcaaaagaagagagagaaagattaaaTATCGAATGGCGATGTGATTGAGCAATTGTGCTTCTGAGACCcccaaaaattaaaagcaaggaCTTGAACCGATACTTGCACACCAGTGTCCACAGCAACATTAATGACAACAGCTGGAGTGTGGGCATATCCCAAGGGTCTGCCAACAGGTGTGCGGATCTAAAACTGGTTTCATAGACCTACCATGGAATATCTTTCAGCCTTAAAAAGTAAGGACATTTTAACACATGttacaaaatgaatgaaacttctGATGCTAAGAGAAAGAAACTAAGTTGCAAAAACCAAAGAGCAAATATTATGTAGGTGCATCTACATGAAGTTCCTGGAGTAGTTAAATGCACAGAGATGGAAAGTAGAAGCcacagcaactcagggaggccctaagcaactcagtgagaccctgtctctaaataaaatataataaagggctggggatgtggctcagtggttaagcgcccctgggttcaatccctggtactgaaaaaaaaaaaaaaaaaaagaaaagaaaaatcaaacaaaaaacaaaacaaaacaaaaacaaaaaccaaagcaaaaccacaaaccactctgctgtcatgtatatctaaaaagaacaacaacaacaagaaagtAGAAGAGAGGCTGTTGGGAGGTAAGGGGAGGGAAATGGGCAGTTATTGCATGTGGAGAGAGATTCTGtttggaaatatatataaataattatagatGGTGGCGATGGTTGCAAAAAGTGTGAGTCTGTGTAACAATCCTGGATGGTACACTCAACATGgtgaaaatggtaaattttgcTGGAAAAAAGGATGTTGAATGctttcattataaataaatggggctgggggtatagttcagttgatagagtgcttacctcataagcatgagatcctgggttcaatcccagcaccgcaaaataaataaataaataaaatataaataaataaataaataaataataaataaatgacaggCTTCTGAGGATATGGACAGGTTTACTGTGTCCAGAATGCTCCACAACACATTCGTTGATGGAAACCTCACATGGTACTCCATAAATAGGTCCCATTTGAGGTAAaggctaaaattatttttttaaatggtgaattttagATTATGCATATTTTGCCACACTTGAACATAAAACCCTCCCACTGAGTTTTGTGCTACTCAGAGTAAAGCCCAAAGTCTCCAGGGCCCTACCTGATTGGCGCTCCCATGGCCTCGGCCCTCGGTTCCTGCCACCTCCCTTTCCCAGGCCCCTGCCCGCTTGCTCGCGCTCTGCTCTAGGACCCTCTGGACAGGCCGTGCCCAGTACCTTCCACAGGCCACAAAGCCCAGTCCGTAGCTGCACTGGGAGTGCTCGACCATCTTGGGGGTCCCCGTTGTCCCGCTGGTGAAGTAGATGGCCAGCGCATCTCGACTCTTGGTCTTCACGCCCTTGTGCTCTGAAGATGCGTCtctggaaaatgtaaaaatacgAGGCGCGACTCCCAATTGTGAACGGTATTTTTACCATTTCAATAAATACCGTGTGGGAGCTCCTCTGAGATGCAGCCTGTACTATCTACCGCCACCTCCTCCCATGATTAcccttttgcagatgaggaaactgaggctcaacaTGGTGAAGTGCCTCATTCCAAGGAGCCCTCTGTTCTCCAAGCACGACCTGAGGAGTttctgtgtccgtgtgcatgattCCACACTCGGGCGTAACCCCATCCCACCTCAATTCCTAATGAGCTGGAGCTCTTTCTAAAGCTTCCCCCAAATTTGGGGGTTTGAATTTTGGTTAATTCCCAAAGCTTTGTGATTTAGGGAATCAGTTAACTTGTAGTTCATGGTTCTCAACCTTGGGATCCCCAGATaagcttttaaaagaaataccatGACCTGGACCCCATCCTGGacaaatgaaatcagaatctcaattttttttttttccttaaagctCCTCAGGTAATTCTACTGACAACTAAAATTGAGAACCACCGATCTAGGCCAAGCGAGCAATTCATCAAAATTGCATGGGCTGATTTAAAAGACATACAGATTCCATGAGCTCTGGCTCATAATGTCTGGTTAAATAGGTCCAATGTGGGACCTTTGAATCCACAGTTTAAACAGAACCCAGGAGAATCTGGTCTGCGGGATGGGCATTTGCGCCTCCACAGTCCAAGTCTCTGAGGGCCCCCTTTTGGATGCTGGCCTCCAATCCGAACGGTCTCAAGTTCCCAGAAAGGTTCCACCGAGTCCTTGCCTCTAGGCAGAGGTGGCTGTAGCTCTATCCCAGCACTTACTTAACCACTTTTTAGCAACTTGGGCAGATCACTTCACGTTTGCAAACctttttcctcacctgtaaaattgGGTTACATCGCAATTCATAGGGTTCTTTTCGAGGACGAAATGAGATTATTCTTTACTGTGTTCTGAGCACCAAACACAAAACTCATCACAGAATAGATATTCACTCAATCTTTCCCTGCACAAACCAGTGTAGGTGACTGCTTTCCTAGTGCCGTACCTAGCATACACGAAGCGTGCGACACACGgcggttattttatttttagccacCTGCTGTGTACCGAACCATTGTATAGGTTAGCTCATATACTGGTAGCTCCAAAAACTACTGCCAacatcatagaaaaaaatagggcATAGAAAAGCTAGAGACGCATTCAGGACTGACTGAATGAGTGACCTGGAACATTTAAGATGGTCACAAAGATTATGTCTCAGAGCATCCTGGCTTCCAAAGAGAACGTTGCCCTCTGATTCACTCTTTGTGTGCCCTTGGCAATGTGTTTGGTCTTCTGTTGGCTAAAGGGGATATGCCTTGACTTCATGTCATTGTCCTTCCCCCAGAGAGCCGTGACTCACTGCAGGAGTTCCCTGAAGTTCATCCAGCCTGGGCGACCACTGTCGGACACCAGAAGCTTGGTCTGGAGGGATGGGCAGTCAGCACTGATGGCGTCCACCTGCGGGGCTAGGGAGTCACTGGTGATGATGGACTTGGCCTTGGATGTCTGCAGCCGGTACTTGAGGTCCTTCTCCGTCAGCTGGGAGATACCAGGAATCATGACGACACCTgacattacacacacacagagggtgTTGGCTTAACAGCAGGGAAAACCCCAGTGTAGAAACCAGAAatgggagcaggaaggagaggaTCCGGGTGCCTGAGCTGGAAGAGGTGCCAGTAAGAAATCCACTTATCAGGAGAactatttggcctttggttttttggaattggcttatttcacttagcatgattctccaattcctttcatttatctgcaaatgccataatgttattcttctttatggctgaataatattccattgtatatatatagcacagtttctttttccattcatctgttgaaggacatctaggttggttccacaatctacctattgtgaattgagcagctacatACAttgatgtacatgtatgattacatgaatggtatgaatctacattgtgtaccaccatagaaacaaaatgatgtgccccatttgtgtacaatgaatcaaaatgcagtctgtaaaaaataaaaaaataagttaaaaaaaaaaaaagaaatccagaaaacACTTGAGGAGCTTTGACTTGTGTGAAGAActttatatatcttattttatttaatgctcaTAACCTTGGGAAGTGAATGCTGTTGATACCTATTTGTAGGTTTTTTAAAACCCTAAGTTTTAGAACTGTAGgccttaaataaattaaatgacttgcccaagagCACAGAGCTAATAGGTTGTAAAACCAAAATTGTAAAGTCAAGCACTGGTAAATCTGGGTCTATGATCTTGATTGTATTGTTTTGCCTGAACCTAGTTCGGTGGTTTTCTGTGCCTTTCAAGTGAAATGCCACAGTGAATCCTTATACTGGGTGTGGGTTGCTTGCAGGcacaaggaagagagagaggtagGGGTTCCTGGACCCTCAGATGGTTCAACCGAAGGCACTCTCAGGCTAGCTGATTTCATCTCTTCCcaaggggaagaggagaggaagcaaAAATCAGGGGTAAACTTTAACCAGGCACTTGAAAAACCTCAAGAATCTCAGGATGCATGTTGCAAACATTTCCTTGAGTCCAACACTCTCATTTCACAAACGAGAGGAAACAGATTCCCCAAAGAATTGGCTGCCCTGCTGCGTAGTTATTGAGgtcagaagagagaggaaggggtcagTCACAAGCAGCACAAGAGCCACATTAGGGTCCTTGTCCTTTGCTCTTCTTCCAAACTGCTGCAGGATTTGGGTTTCCCAGCCCCAACACTTGGAGCTGCCCAGTGGGATTCTTCATTCTACCTCTGTGTTTTAGCTATTTCCAGCAGCAGTCTGTCCTACCTAGAGTTTTGCTTGTGGTGCTTTGGGGAACAGAGGTGACAGAAGGGTATAAGGAGAAAATCAGGTGCATCACGTAAAGATCTCAGCTTGGGTGTCTTCTAAAGAGTTGGAGAGGATATCAGACTTGACATGGTAACACAGgatgtggtttttgttttatgttttaaacaaGTCgctatttatttactcattcatttggtactgggaattgaatccagagcctcgtACACGCTAGGCATACATTCCGCCACCAGGCTATACCCACAGGccatgtccatttttaaaatttttgcttgctttttcccccaaatttttaaaattggttcattatagttgtacTCGGGAGTGGGATTTGATGTGGTTTGGggttattttactttatttggacACCAAAGAGGAGGATGAGTGTGTATCATTGGAGGAACAGGAAATTTAGGTaacaagaaataataaaccaaaggGAAGTTTCGAGCCTACAAATCACTTGACCTGGTGACTGGCACATAGCAGTTGCTCAAGAAAAGCGTAGGGAGGGGCTCCTTGTACTTTGGCCCGTGATGAAAGGGCCTGCTTTTATGTATTGCTTTGGGATCTTGCCCTGGGATGAATCAAGTTTGTGCTTGTTGGACAGATGAAGCTCCACACAGGACTCGTGTAGCTGCAGGACATCTGGCAGATAGTGTCTGCCCTCACtggagccccagccctgcccactgACCTGTCCGCATACACGCCACGCTGGCCAGCCACCACTCTGGAAGTCTTGGGAGCACCAGCATCATCCTGTCCCCGGGCTGCAGGCCGCACACACGCTCCAGAATGTTGGCTGCCTTCCTTGACTGATTTCCCAGCTCCTCAAAGCTCCACTTGACCTCCGTTCCTTTACCATCCACCCACCAGAAAGCAGGATTCGGGGGCCGGTGCCCAGCCTAGACATGGtacaggaagaagaaaggtaGAAGCccttcattgagaatttttgtttgcttgttctttttttaaaaaatgaatcttatttttttttactatagttAATACATTGGGTATATTTATAGGGCTCAAAAATCAAGATGATACCAAAAGATGCATATTGAGGTTTGTTCCCTTCCTTGGGTCTCTCTGCCCTGTTCCCCACTCCACCTCCCTTTcactaataaaatcattttattagttTCTTCTGTATCTTTCTAGTGTTTCTTTAGGCAAACATGAGTATATATTTCCCCCATACCATTTTTTCgttgttgttaccagggattgaacctaggagcacttaagcactgagccatatctctagccctttttaacatcttttttttttttttttaatttagagatagggtcttgttgagttgcttaggccctcactaagttgctgaggctgactttgaacttgcaatcctcctgcctcaaactcctgagctgctggaaccCATACCATCTTCTTAATGCCAAAGTTAGCATATAGGTTACACTGTCCTGTATTCTCcgctttttaaaattgaaatattgttCACCTACTACTAAAATCATCAAAGTTTACAATTCATTGGTTTTAGTATATTCTAAAGGTTGCATAACCATCATCACTAtctaatctcaaaatattttcattacccAAAAGAGAGGCAGTGCACAAATTATCAACTCTATTTAGCCTTCACTTCTTACTTGCTCAAAAACCTCAACATCAGCCCAAGGTGAGTGCTTACGGTTTTTTTAGGTCTTTCCCAAGCGTGTGCGAAGCCCTGGGAGTGTACAGAGTCCCACTTGTGATGTTGCTTTTGAGATTCTCAGGAACAAATGGGAGTTTTTCAAAGCTCCTATGGATATGTCCTTCCCTAGCTTCTCATTTCTAGCTTCTTGGTTTGTCTATTGTTTGCCCTGATTGGAATCCACCCCGTGTTGTGTAACCACAAAGTTAAAACACTTGCCTGTACTTGTTTTTGACTAAGGACCTCAGGGAAAAGGCTCTTCCAATTGGTTGAGCTCTGAGTCAGGTCAAATACAAataactttgcaaaggaggttttCCAGAGAACCACCCGACCATTCAAATATGGAGAATTCTTTTGGGAATGAATTTCGAAAAAGTCCCAACTCCATTCCGCTTCCTCTGTGGCTTCAGGAGACATTGAGAACAAGGACGGTTGTTTTACAAGTTACCATGTAACTGGCAAAGTGGGGGTTTGGGCTCAGGAGGGTTAAAGGCCACAGAGCTTGCCATCTTGCTGATTCGGCCTTTCCTTTAATAAATGCTCCCTGATAACTGTCATGTCTGGTTGGTTTCTGGAATTCTGAGAAATTTGATTCTCATAATCTTTCCAGGACCTTGTTGTTGCTCCTGTTGCTTTTATGAAGCACAGAGTTGTTGAAAGTCCTGTTCCCCCACGTTTGTTGACTTCCTcctgcttgtttgttttgctaaTGTTCAGAAGGCCTCTTAGGACGTCTCCTGCCCCCCAAAATGGCAAAAAGAGCTTAGACTTTGTAGACAGTCAGAAATGGAGCCTCCTGGCTGTGTCTCCTACAATGACTCTGGATTTCTgactcccattttacaggtgagaaaactgagtccTAGAAAGCTTAGGGAGCGTGTCCAAATTCACAGTTCAAGTGTGTGGGTGAACCCCATCCATCGGACAGCAAAACCAGTCCTGTCCCTCTTCATTCCACCTCCCTAAGCTCTGCCATATTCACTAGCAGCGCGTCACTGTCTACTAACAGTGGCATTGACCTCGCTTTCTCTTTCAACAAGGTTACCTTAAAATTAACATCAATACATTTCTTGGAAGTAAAATTTGCTATTTCCTTATTATCAATAAAATGCTTTATCTTAACATAAATGTAACACAGAAAGGGAC contains the following coding sequences:
- the Acsm5 gene encoding acyl-coenzyme A synthetase ACSM5, mitochondrial isoform X3 gives rise to the protein MRLWLRGPVLQALRSSRGFCRSRGHLSPLPDPQKIVATWEAINLGRQPVPEYFNFAHDVLDVWSQLEKAGHRPPNPAFWWVDGKGTEVKWSFEELGNQSRKAANILERVCGLQPGDRMMLVLPRLPEWWLASVACMRTGVVMIPGISQLTEKDLKYRLQTSKAKSIITSDSLAPQVDAISADCPSLQTKLLVSDSGRPGWMNFRELLQDASSEHKGVKTKSRDALAIYFTSGTTGTPKMVEHSQCSYGLGFVACGRQWMTLTESDIFWNTTDTGWVKAAWTLFSAWSNGSCVFVHELPRVDAKVILNTLSRFPITTLCCVPTIFRLLVQEDLTRYRFHSLRHCVCGGEALNPDVRQKWKCQTGLELHEGYGQSETVVICANLKGSTIKSGSMGKAFPPYNVQIVDDEGVVLPPGEEGNIAVRVRPTRPFCFFNCYLDNPEKTAASERGDFYLTGDRAHMDEDGHFWFVGRSDDVINSSSYRIGPVEVESALAEHPAVLESAVSGNPGSKRS